A genomic stretch from Bordetella sp. N includes:
- a CDS encoding MDR family MFS transporter, translating to MNAEASSAAVPHRLMITVSVMLATIMQTLDSTIANVALPHMAGGLSASQDQITWVLTSYIVAAAIATPVTGWLNGRYGRKKVFLVSIAGFTVMSLACGAAGNMLEIVVARLLQGAFGAALVPLSQAVMLDINEPKDHGRAMAVWGMGVMLGPILGPTLGGWLTDNMNWRWVFLINLPVGLLSFYGVYRFIHEEAPADGPRRFDMFGFTTLALSIGLLQLLLDRGEQVDWFDAIEIRTYAIAAFVAFTFFILHTATAGRDSFFKVDLLRDRNFAMGLAFYFLVGLLLYATRALLPPMLQTVLGYPVVTTGLVTAPSGAGTMVSMLFAGRMVGRVDGRLIIALGFGLTALSLWQMAGYTPQVTEWEIAIPGFIQGLGLGFISVPLTTMTFSTLSRGLRSDGTAIYSLSRNIGSSIGISVMQSLFVRNSSTMHASLATLISAETLMQHPDALSQTFDLHGQAGLAGLNALVDNQAAFIAYLNDFRLMLWMTLAAIPCLIFMRVNKALPLPRYARPPQGGGTAGPAEPAPGRPR from the coding sequence ATGAACGCCGAAGCTTCTTCCGCAGCCGTCCCGCACCGCTTGATGATCACCGTATCGGTCATGCTGGCCACCATCATGCAGACGCTGGACAGCACCATCGCCAACGTGGCGTTGCCGCATATGGCGGGCGGCCTGTCGGCGTCGCAGGACCAGATCACCTGGGTGCTGACGTCATACATCGTGGCGGCGGCGATCGCCACGCCGGTGACCGGATGGTTGAATGGCCGCTACGGCCGCAAGAAGGTGTTCCTCGTTTCCATCGCCGGCTTCACCGTCATGTCGCTGGCCTGCGGCGCCGCCGGCAACATGCTGGAGATCGTCGTCGCGCGCCTGCTGCAAGGGGCTTTCGGCGCCGCGCTGGTGCCGCTGTCGCAGGCCGTCATGCTGGATATCAACGAGCCCAAGGATCATGGCCGCGCCATGGCAGTGTGGGGCATGGGGGTCATGCTCGGCCCCATCCTGGGCCCCACCCTGGGCGGCTGGCTGACCGACAACATGAACTGGCGCTGGGTCTTCCTGATCAATCTGCCGGTCGGCCTGCTGTCCTTCTACGGTGTGTACCGTTTCATCCATGAAGAGGCGCCGGCCGACGGCCCCAGGCGCTTCGACATGTTCGGCTTCACCACCTTGGCGCTGTCCATCGGCTTGCTGCAGTTGCTGCTGGACCGGGGCGAGCAGGTCGACTGGTTCGACGCCATCGAGATCCGTACCTACGCCATCGCGGCGTTCGTGGCCTTCACCTTCTTCATCCTGCATACGGCTACTGCCGGCCGCGATTCCTTTTTCAAGGTCGATCTGCTGCGCGATCGCAACTTCGCCATGGGTCTGGCCTTCTACTTCCTGGTCGGCCTGCTGCTGTACGCGACCCGCGCGCTGTTGCCGCCCATGCTGCAGACCGTCCTTGGCTATCCGGTGGTGACCACCGGCCTGGTCACCGCGCCCAGCGGCGCGGGCACCATGGTGTCCATGCTCTTCGCCGGCCGCATGGTGGGAAGAGTGGACGGCCGCCTGATCATCGCGCTGGGCTTCGGCCTGACGGCGCTGTCCTTGTGGCAGATGGCGGGTTACACCCCGCAGGTCACGGAATGGGAGATCGCCATTCCCGGCTTTATCCAGGGGCTGGGCCTGGGCTTCATCTCCGTGCCTTTGACCACGATGACCTTCTCTACGCTAAGCCGCGGCCTGCGCTCGGACGGCACGGCCATCTACAGCCTGTCGCGCAACATCGGCAGCAGCATCGGCATCTCGGTGATGCAGAGCTTGTTCGTGCGCAACAGTTCGACCATGCATGCGTCCTTGGCGACGCTGATTTCCGCCGAGACCTTGATGCAGCATCCGGATGCCCTGTCGCAGACCTTCGATCTGCATGGGCAGGCGGGCCTGGCGGGGCTGAATGCCCTGGTCGACAACCAGGCCGCCTTCATCGCCTATTTGAACGATTTCCGCCTGATGCTGTGGATGACCCTGGCCGCCATCCCGTGCCTGATCTTCATGCGCGTGAATAAGGCCCTCCCCCTACCGCGCTACGCGCGGCCCCCTCAAGGGGGCGGCACCGCCGGACCGGCAGAGCCGGCTCCGGGGCGCCCCCGATAG
- a CDS encoding MarR family transcriptional regulator: MPSSFEPFEQAMRDLAQRLASRQQLRESVLSRLILHVATSMADSMDAPLKKHGLNSTLWTSLVVIYAAEGHRLKPSELSVFMNSSRTNSTRVAKELERQGFVERIGSDLDRRQVFLQLTPKAMEFVTENMPRRRAQLKEMFESFEPEEVDEFERLLRKMLTRFT, from the coding sequence GCCATGCGCGATCTGGCGCAGCGCCTGGCTTCCCGTCAGCAACTCCGCGAATCGGTACTCAGCCGCCTGATCCTGCACGTCGCCACCAGCATGGCGGACTCCATGGATGCGCCGCTGAAGAAGCACGGGTTGAACTCTACATTGTGGACCTCGCTGGTGGTGATCTACGCCGCCGAAGGGCACCGGCTCAAGCCGTCGGAACTCAGCGTGTTCATGAACTCCTCGCGCACCAACAGCACCCGGGTCGCCAAGGAGCTGGAACGCCAAGGCTTCGTCGAACGCATCGGCAGCGATCTGGACCGCCGCCAGGTGTTCCTGCAACTGACCCCCAAGGCCATGGAGTTCGTGACGGAAAACATGCCGCGCCGCCGCGCGCAGTTGAAGGAAATGTTCGAAAGCTTCGAGCCCGAAGAAGTCGACGAGTTCGAGCGCCTGCTGCGCAAGATGCTGACCCGATTCACCTGA